The Mangrovivirga cuniculi genomic sequence AATGTTTTTCCAGAAACAGATGAAAAGATCAAATTTATTGAAGAGCGAATAGCATTAAACCCAAATAACCCGGAGAATTATTATCTGAAAGCAGAGGCCTTAAGAAATGTTGGTAAGTATACTGATGCATTAGAGCAAATTGATAAAGCACTTGCCCTTGATAGTAGCGATGGGAATTACTATCTCTTAAAGGCTGATGTGCTACACAAAAAAGGATTTGTTACCAGGTCATTATTTTTGCTTTAAAAGCTGAAAATAAACTCCCTTACTCGCCGGAGTTGAGATCTGTTTTGGCTAGTAATTATTTGAAATTAGAGAAGCCTTCATTGGCTAGAACCAGTATAGATAACGCAAAAAAGTTACAACCCGCAAACGCTAACTTTTACCTTTTAAGTGGAGAAATTGCACTAGTTGAAGGAGATACTTCCAGAGCAGTTGAGGAATTTAATAAAGCTATTCAAATGGATAAGAAGCTTATTTCAGGTCCGCTAAAGTTGATTCAGATAAGTTTGGATCAGGGCAGAGTTGATGAAGCTTTAAATTATTTCGAACAATTTCCTCAATCCACTATATCTGATAATGACGAGTTAAACTATTTGTATCTCAAAACTAAATTAGCAGCAGGGGAGGAGGAGTTCTATTTTACTGAAGTAGACAGTATAGGTAATACCAGCAAATACAATACTTTACTTATTAAAGAGGCTGGAGATTGGATGAAAGAGAGGCGGAGGTATCTGGCTTCTATTGACTATTATAACAGAATCCCTGAGAAAAGTGAGCAATGGCTACCTGCTTCGTTATCAAAAGCAGAATCCCTGGGGATATTAGGTAGATCAAGAGAAGCCTTAGATGTTTATAACAATATACTCGAAAGATTTTCTGATAATGAGGAAGCGATTGCAGGGAAGGAGGCAATTGAAGAAAAAATTGCTTTATATTTGCGCTGGAAGCAACGGCAGAGGAAGAACGATAGTTTATCTTCGCAACCGCTGAAACCAAAAAGTTTAGATTTGAATAATAAATAAAATGAGTAATACAGAGCAGATAAAAATCACTTTACCTGATGGGACTGTAAAAGAGTTTTCCAAAGGATCCAGTAGTATGGATGTTGCAAAAAGCATAAGTGAAGGCCTTGCCAGAAATGTTTTGGCTGCGAAAGTAAACGGGGAAATATGGGATGCAGACCGAGCAATCGAAAATGATTCAGAGGTTCAGCTTCTTACCTGGAACGACGAGGGAGGAAAGTATGCATTTTGGCATTCTTCAGCTCACCTTCTGGCCGAAGCTCTGGAGGATCTTTATCCAGGTATTAAATTAGGTATTGGGCCACCGATCGAAAATGGTTTCTATTACGATATAGATTTTGGAGATACCGAATTTGGTGAGCAGGACCTTGAAAAGGTTGAGAAAAAATTCCTGGAACTGGCGAGACAAAAGAACGTTTTTGACAGAAAAGAAATCTCCAAAGATGATGCTCTGAAATACTATCAGGAAAAAGGAGACGAATATAAATTAGAGCTTATTGATGGTCTTGAAGATGGATCAATAACCTTTTATACTCAGGGTAATTTTACTGATTTATGTAGAGGTCCACACATTCCTCATACTGGGTTTGTTAAAGCAGTTAAGCTT encodes the following:
- a CDS encoding tetratricopeptide repeat protein yields the protein MLKNQSLFLSALVVLILFSGSSCKREYSSERLVEFDENVFPETDEKIKFIEERIALNPNNPENYYLKAEALRNVGKYTDALEQIDKALALDSSDGNYYLLKADVLHKKGFVTRSLFLL
- a CDS encoding tetratricopeptide repeat protein, whose protein sequence is MASNYLKLEKPSLARTSIDNAKKLQPANANFYLLSGEIALVEGDTSRAVEEFNKAIQMDKKLISGPLKLIQISLDQGRVDEALNYFEQFPQSTISDNDELNYLYLKTKLAAGEEEFYFTEVDSIGNTSKYNTLLIKEAGDWMKERRRYLASIDYYNRIPEKSEQWLPASLSKAESLGILGRSREALDVYNNILERFSDNEEAIAGKEAIEEKIALYLRWKQRQRKNDSLSSQPLKPKSLDLNNK